AAATCCTTTGGCCGCCTCTGCCGTGGCCAGCATGGCCCCGATGGGGACCCCGTTGCCCAGCGCTTTGGCAAGGGTCATGATATCCGGTGTCACCCCATACCCCTGGTGGGCAAACAAGGTGCCACACCGGCCCATGCCGGACTGGATTTCATCAAAAATCAGCAGAGTGCCGGTCTGATCGCACAATTGTCTCACCTGCGCCAGATATTCGGGATCCGCCGGAATCACCCCGCCTTCCCCCTGGACCGGCTCCATCATCACTGCGCACACCGTGTCGTCCAAAGCGGTTTTCAGGGCATCGATATTATTGAACGGCACATGGATAAATCCGGGGAGCAGCGGATAAAATCCCTGTTTGATCTTATCCTGGCCCGTGGCGGTCAGAGTGGCCAGGGTCCGGCCGTGAAACGACTGGGTCATGGTGATGATCTGAAACCGGTTCATGTCGTTGTTGCGTTGAAAATACCGCCGGGCCAGCTTGATGGCGGCTTCATTGGCTTCGGCCCCGGAATTGCCGAAAAACACCTGATCGGCAAAACTGTTTTCCACCAGGGCCTGGGCCAGATCCGCCTGGGGCCGGGTGTAGAACAGATTGGACACATGCACCAGCTGCCCAGCCTGTTCCCGGATGGCCGCGGTCACTTCAGGATGGCAGTGGCCCAGACTGCACACGGCAATGCCGGCCAGAAAATCGGTGAACACCTGGCCGTCTTCATCGGTCAGGTACATGCCGCTGCCGCTGACAAACGCCTTTCCCTGGCGGGCATAGGTGGCGCACACAAACGTATCGGTTTTTTCCAGGGTATCCATGGGTTTTCCTTTATGATTCGTCTTTTATATATGAAGTGTTAAGTTTTAAGTTTTAAGTTTTAAGAGGGTCCATTGACAAATACCTGGGTGCCGATACCGGAGTCGGTGAACAGTTCCAGGAGCACGGCGTGGGGGATTTTTCCGTTGATGATGTGGGTTTTTTTCACTCCGCGCTTTAACGCGGTCAATGCACACTCCACCTTGGGAATCATGCCGCCCTTGATTTCTTTGTTCCCGATCATCTGCCCGATCCGCTGGTCATTGATGGAAGAGACCAGTGCATTGTCCGCATCCAGCACCCCGTCCACATCCGTGAGCAGAATCAGGCGCTCGGCTTCCAGGGACGCGGCAATCCGGGATGCCACCACATCTGCGTTGATATTGTAGGTTTCCCCGTTTTTTCCCACGCCCACAGGCGCGATAATAGGGATAAACCCTTTGGCGGTCAACGTATGAATGATTTCCGGATTCACGGACACCACATCTCCCACCATGCCGGGATCGATGATCTCCGGCGGTTTTTCCTGGTCGTCCTGGACATAGATCTTCATTTTTTCCGCCAGGATCAGGCTCCCGTCCTTGCCGGTGAGGCCCACGGCCCTGCCCCCCTCCTGATTGATCCGGGCCACAATATCCTTGTTCACCTTGCCGCCCAGCACCATTTCCACCACATCCATGGTGGCATCATCCGTGTAACGCATGCCCCGGATAAAAGTGGAGGTGATCCCCATGGCGGAAAGCACCTTACTGATCTGGGGGCCGCCCCCGTGCACCACCACCGGGTTGATACCGATGTATTTAAGCAGGGTGATGTCATTGGCAAAATCGCGCTTAAGCTTGTCATCCACCATGGCATGGCCCCCATACTTGATGACAATGGTTTTGGTGGAAAACTGCTGAATATACGGCAACGCTTCCACCAGAATATCCGCGACATTCCGATCCGCAACCGCTGAAGGATTCATAAGATATACCTACTCAAATCCTGGTTCTCCACAATGCCCATGAGCTGGCCTTCCACAAATGCCGCATCAATGGTGATTTTTGTATCCGCCACATCCGGGGCTGCAAACAGGATCTCTTCCAGCAGTTTTTCCATGAGCGTGTGCAGGCGCCTTGCCCCGATGTTTTCCGTGGCTGCATTCACTTCCACGGCAATGGCGGCGATTTTTTCCACGGCATCCTGGGTAAACGTGATATCCACCCCTTCGGTGCGCAGCAATGCCATATACTGAAGTATCAGCGCGTTTTTGGGTTCAGTCAGAATCCGAACAAATTCCTGGGCACCCAGAGAAGTCAGTTCCACCCGGATGGGAAACCGTCCCTGAAGTTCTGGAATCAGATCCGACGGTTTGGACACGTGAAACGCGCCCGAAGCAATGAACAGAATATGATCGGTTTTCACGATCCCGTATTTGGTGGGCACGGAACTGCCTTCCACAATGGGCAGCAGGTCCCGCTGGACCCCTTCTTTGGACACTTCCGGCCCCTGGCTTTTTTCTTTTCCCGCAATTTTGTCGATCTCATCGATAAAAATGATGCCGGACTGCTCCACCATGGCCACGGCATCGGACTTGACCCGTTCCATGTCCACCAGATGGGCCGCTTCTTCCTGGGTCAAAAGCTTGAGGGCCTCTTTGACGCTGACTTTTCTGCGCTTGGTGGATTTGGGCATGAAATTGCCCAGCATATCCTTGACATTGATGCCCATCTCCTCGATTCCGGTGTTGGAAAAGATCTCCACCATGGGGGAAGATTTATCCGGTACATCCAGGTCCACCTGCCGGGAGTCCAGTTTTCCGGCCTTGAGCATGGTCCGCAGTTTTTCTCTGGTCCCGGCCCCGGTATCTGAAGTATCTTCGGATGAACCAGCCAGCTTGAGGGTGCCGGTGTCCGGGCGGACCGCTGTTTTGGGCGTGGGCGGGAGCAGAATATCCAACACCCGTTCTTCCGCCATTTTTGCCGCCTTTTCCTGGACCGCATCCTGCTGCCTGGCTTTCAAGGCATTCACGGTCAATTCCACCAGGTCCCGGATCATGGATTCCACATCCCGGCCCACATACCCCACTTCCGTGAATTTGGAGGCTTCCACCTTGTAAAAAGGCGAGTCCGTGAGATTGGCCAGCCGCCGGGCGATCTCGGTTTTTCCCACCCCGGTGGGGCCGATAAGAATGATATTTTTCGGTGCGATCTCATCCTGGAGATCCGGTTCCACATGGCGGCGGCGCCAGCGGTTGCGAAGGGCGATGGCCACGGATTTTTTGGCATCTTTCTGACCGATGATATATTTATCCAGTTCGGTGACGATTTCCTTGGGTTTTAAATCTTTCATGAATCCATTCCCGGTATCAGTTGAGTTCTTCAATGGTGACCTCATGATTGGTATAAATGCACAGATCCCCAGCGATCTTCATGGCTTTTTCAACGATCTGCCGGGCGGACAGATCCGTGTTTTCCATCAACGCGATGGCTGCGGACTGGGCTGCCGGACTGCCGGATCCGATACTGATAACTCCCTGGTCCGGCTCGATCACGTCTCCGTTGCCCGACAGCAGATAGGTGTTGTCACGATCGGCGGCAAGCATCATGGCTTCCAGGCGCCGCAGATATTTGTCCGTGCGCCATTCCCTGGCCAGCTCCACACAGCTGCGTGTCAGGTTGCCGTTGTAACGCTCCAGTTTTTCCTCCAGTTTTTCCGACAGGGTCAGGGCATCCGCCGTGGCTCCGGCAAACCCGATGATGATTTTATCATGAAAAATTTTCCGGACTTTTCTGGCCTTGTGCTTGGTCACGATAGTGCCCAATGTAACCTGACCGTCTCCGGCCATGACCACGGTAGCACCGGATCGCAAGGCCAGGATGGTGGTTCCGTGAAATGTGTCGTTACTCATATTGCTGTTTCAACTCCTTGGGTGCGCGTTGTCGTACACCTGCATTAAATGGTCCATGCTCACATGGGTGTACACCTGGGTGGTGGACAGACTGGCATGGCCTAAAATTTCCTGAATCCCCCGCAAATCCGCCCCGGAATCCAGCATGTGCGTGGCAAAACAATGGCGCAGCACATGGGGGGATACGGGCACGTGCAGGCCGCACTGATTCACGATGTGATCCAGAATCCGCCGGATGGACCGGGTGGACAGCCGCCCGAAATCCTTGTTCAGAAAAACAGGCTTCAAATCCGTTGACACGGTGTCCCGATACGTTCTCACCGCTGTCAACGCCCGGCGCCCCACCGGTACGATCCGCTGTTTGCCGCCTTTGCCGGACACTCTAATCACTTGGTTGTGAAAGTCAATGTGATCCATGTTCAACC
Above is a window of Desulfotignum balticum DSM 7044 DNA encoding:
- a CDS encoding aspartate aminotransferase family protein, giving the protein MDTLEKTDTFVCATYARQGKAFVSGSGMYLTDEDGQVFTDFLAGIAVCSLGHCHPEVTAAIREQAGQLVHVSNLFYTRPQADLAQALVENSFADQVFFGNSGAEANEAAIKLARRYFQRNNDMNRFQIITMTQSFHGRTLATLTATGQDKIKQGFYPLLPGFIHVPFNNIDALKTALDDTVCAVMMEPVQGEGGVIPADPEYLAQVRQLCDQTGTLLIFDEIQSGMGRCGTLFAHQGYGVTPDIMTLAKALGNGVPIGAMLATAEAAKGFEPGSHGSTFGGTPLATAAGLKTLALISDPGFLARVREKGLYFKARLTELQSRHSRIKAVRGRGLLLGMDVGEGAGDVAAACFEKRFIINAIQDKVLRFAPPLIVETKDIDRLISVLDSLL
- the hslV gene encoding ATP-dependent protease subunit HslV produces the protein MSNDTFHGTTILALRSGATVVMAGDGQVTLGTIVTKHKARKVRKIFHDKIIIGFAGATADALTLSEKLEEKLERYNGNLTRSCVELAREWRTDKYLRRLEAMMLAADRDNTYLLSGNGDVIEPDQGVISIGSGSPAAQSAAIALMENTDLSARQIVEKAMKIAGDLCIYTNHEVTIEELN
- the argB gene encoding acetylglutamate kinase; translation: MNPSAVADRNVADILVEALPYIQQFSTKTIVIKYGGHAMVDDKLKRDFANDITLLKYIGINPVVVHGGGPQISKVLSAMGITSTFIRGMRYTDDATMDVVEMVLGGKVNKDIVARINQEGGRAVGLTGKDGSLILAEKMKIYVQDDQEKPPEIIDPGMVGDVVSVNPEIIHTLTAKGFIPIIAPVGVGKNGETYNINADVVASRIAASLEAERLILLTDVDGVLDADNALVSSINDQRIGQMIGNKEIKGGMIPKVECALTALKRGVKKTHIINGKIPHAVLLELFTDSGIGTQVFVNGPS
- the hslU gene encoding ATP-dependent protease ATPase subunit HslU, whose translation is MKDLKPKEIVTELDKYIIGQKDAKKSVAIALRNRWRRRHVEPDLQDEIAPKNIILIGPTGVGKTEIARRLANLTDSPFYKVEASKFTEVGYVGRDVESMIRDLVELTVNALKARQQDAVQEKAAKMAEERVLDILLPPTPKTAVRPDTGTLKLAGSSEDTSDTGAGTREKLRTMLKAGKLDSRQVDLDVPDKSSPMVEIFSNTGIEEMGINVKDMLGNFMPKSTKRRKVSVKEALKLLTQEEAAHLVDMERVKSDAVAMVEQSGIIFIDEIDKIAGKEKSQGPEVSKEGVQRDLLPIVEGSSVPTKYGIVKTDHILFIASGAFHVSKPSDLIPELQGRFPIRVELTSLGAQEFVRILTEPKNALILQYMALLRTEGVDITFTQDAVEKIAAIAVEVNAATENIGARRLHTLMEKLLEEILFAAPDVADTKITIDAAFVEGQLMGIVENQDLSRYIL